One Rosa chinensis cultivar Old Blush chromosome 5, RchiOBHm-V2, whole genome shotgun sequence genomic region harbors:
- the LOC121049149 gene encoding uncharacterized protein LOC121049149 codes for MEENLNTFMFGKSKEEVKQVQEKMMIQKQRERFPEKQLESNRSFMKQGGRLFFNLGRTLKEAYQSGCENCEEAEQIASHGKLPLLGQPEVLLFEWAQGLTNNLKKVVSYGGWIAVKGLPLQWWSQKYFKQIGDTCGGLLEVDNRTEGFKHLFEARIRVRENEIGFLPELVKLTEGNQSHIVRIQSILPARQPAKARRKELQFHFHCKKKLTEAAGDSIFEDEDNRNIAGQFCVGNFPASSRLPEADSPITDMTRGSPQNIEKQKVPEGFNENTWEAAKISWENEEPSLDVERVDTENNTQLSMPGALITGGAQFLKKSINEGSMSMGQVGPTSLLDSNLNFNILHQLFPGFKKAPLEPEGLEAQGEVNAVACKQGSFSGKRGTHKSHSEDRGK; via the exons ATGGAGGAGAATCTAAACACTTTCATGTTTGGGAAAAGCAAGGAGGAAGTGAAGCAAGTCCAAGAGAAAATGATGATTCAAAAACAAAGGGAGCGGTTTCCAGAAAAGCAGCTGGAAAGCAATCGTAGCTTCATGAAACAAGGAG GCAGGCTGTTTTTCAATCTTGGAAGAACATTGAAAGAGGCTTATCAAAGTGGCTG CGAAAACTGTGAGGAGGCAGAACAGATTGCTAGTCATGGAAAACTCCCATTGCTGGGGCAACCAGAGGTCCTTCTTTTTGAGTGGGCACAAGGATTGACAAACAATCTGAAGAAGGTGGTGAGCTACGGAGGATGGATAGCAGTGAAGGGACTCCCACTTCAATGGTGGTCGCAGAAATATTTTAAGCAGATCGGCGATACTTGTGGTGGCTTGCTTGAAGTGGATAACAGGACAGAAGGCTTCAAACATCTGTTCGAAGCTCGGATCAGAGTCAGAGAGAACGAGATTGGATTCCTGCCTGAACTAGTGAAGCTGACTGAAGGTAATCAATCTCATATTGTACGTATCCAGTCAATTTTGCCAGCAAGACAACCTGCCAAGGCAAGAAGAAAGGAACTACAATTCCACTTTCACTGTAAGAAGAAGTTGACAGAGGCTGCTGGGGATTCTATCTTTGAAGATGAAGATAATCGGAATATTGCTGGACAGTTTTGTGTAGGCaattttccggcgagctccagGTTGCCGGAAGCTGACTCACCAATAACTGATATGACACGTGGCAGTCCTCAAAATATAGAGAAACAAAAGGTCCCTGAAGGTTTTAATGAGAATACATGGGAAGCTGCAAAGATTTCTTGGGAGAATGAGGAGCCGTCATTGGACGTGGAGAGGGTAGATACAGAGAATAATACTCAACTGAGTATGCCTGGCGCTTTAATTACTGGTGGAGCTCAATTTTTGAAAAAGAGCATTAATGAGGGTTCAATGAGCATGGGGCAAGTTGGGCCAACATCTTTATTGGACTCAAACTTAAACTTTAATATACTACATCAATTGTTTCCAGGTTTCAAGAAGGCTCCACTTGAGCCTGAAGGTTTAGAGGCCCAAGGGGAAGTTAATGCAGTGGCCTGCAAACAGGGTTCTTTTTCTGGAAAAAGAGGAACACATAAAAGTCACAGTGAAGACAGGGGAAAGTAA
- the LOC112167625 gene encoding E3 ubiquitin-protein ligase WAV3, translated as MSGLKLDLVKRAVKFIIQNLGPSDRLSIVIFSTTARRVFPLRRMSVEGRESAVRAVNSLRPDNMTNIVAGREIGIRVLEERRERNPVASIMLLSDGVDSYCHSPSQLLGQLPASIHSNCMQHEIPVHTFGFGSDHDPNTMHAISNASGGTFSFIESVGMIQNSFALCIGGLLSVLAQEVRLTVRSASRGVKIVAIPSGRYVRNISDEGLQGVVDVGSLYAEEEKQFLVYLLVPQSSASNTRTSLLDVSCVYRDLAANELIQMQGELVEIPRPVVCSPADQVVSLEVDRQRNRILVSETIAKAQGLAEIGNLEAARAILTQRRETLLTTPAARAGDGLSNLLETELQEIMDRMTTMDLYTHTGRAYALLGMSSHSL; from the coding sequence ATGAGTGGCCTAAAGCTTGACCTTGTGAAGCGCGCTGTCAAATTTATCATACAAAACTTGGGGCCTTCAGACCGCCTTTCAATAGTTATATTCTCAACAACTGCTAGAAGAGTCTTTCCTCTCAGAAGAATGTCTGTTGAAGGCCGTGAAAGTGCTGTGCGAGCTGTCAATTCTCTTAGACCAGATAACATGACCAACATTGTGGCAGGACGCGAGATAGGAATTCGGGTCCTTGAAGAACGAAGGGAAAGGAACCCAGTTGCTAGCATCATGCTTTTATCCGATGGTGTGGATTCTTACTGTCATAGTCCAAGCCAACTGTTGGGCCAATTGCCTGCTTCGATTCACTCTAATTGTATGCAACATGAAATTCCAGTCCACACATTTGGGTTTGGCAGCGACCATGATCCAAATACTATGCATGCTATATCTAATGCGTCAGGTGGCACCTTTTCATTCATTGAATCAGTTGGCATGATACAAAATTCCTTTGCTCTGTGCATTGGTGGTCTTCTCAGTGTTCTGGCTCAGGAAGTTCGCCTCACAGTAAGGTCAGCATCACGTGGTGTGAAGATTGTAGCAATACCATCAGGGAGATATGTCAGAAATATATCTGATGAGGGCTTGCAAGGTGTGGTTGATGTTGGGAGTCTCTACGCAGAAGAGGAGAAACAATTTCTGGTCTACCTCTTAGTTCCACAATCCTCAGCTTCAAATACAAGGACATCATTGTTAGATGTGTCATGCGTGTACAGAGATCTAGCTGCAAATGAGTTAATCCAGATGCAAGGTGAGCTAGTTGAGATACCGAGACCTGTGGTTTGTTCCCCTGCCGATCAGGTAGTCTCTTTAGAGGTTGATCGCCAGCGCAACAGAATTTTGGTCTCTGAAACTATAGCAAAGGCACAAGGGTTGGCTGAGATTGGAAATCTAGAGGCTGCACGGGCCATTTTGACTCAACGAAGAGAAACTCTCTTAACAACACCAGCAGCCCGAGCAGGGGATGGTCTCAGCAATTTGCTCGAAACTGAGCTTCAAGAAATCATGGATAGAATGACAACTATGGATTTGTATACTCACACTGGGCGTGCTTATGCCCTCTTGGGAATGAGCTCTCATTCACTGTAG